From Thermoflavifilum aggregans, a single genomic window includes:
- a CDS encoding N(4)-(beta-N-acetylglucosaminyl)-L-asparaginase, producing the protein MTHRRDFIKWVTAGMFGMPLLRPRKYLGFSRKSSVKPLVVSTWDFGIQANEAAWEILKNGGRALDAVEAGVRVPEADPNIQTIGLGGLPDRDGHVTLDACIMDEHGNAGAVACLEHIVHAISVARKVMEKTPHVMLVGEGALQFALSQGFQKQNLLTPASEKAWKEWLKTSDYHPVINIENQLAPHPASRPGDQFNHDTIGMLAIDQQGNLSGACTTSGLAFKMHGRVGDSPIIGAGLFVDNEIGAATATGVGEANMRICGTHTVVELMRQGHEPEEACYLALERLVKKQPDYARSIQLAFLAVNKDGVVGAFALQKGFRYAVHTPDTPNKLLESKSFY; encoded by the coding sequence ATGACGCATCGCAGAGATTTCATAAAATGGGTCACTGCCGGCATGTTTGGTATGCCTTTGCTCAGGCCCCGCAAGTATTTAGGCTTCAGCCGGAAAAGCTCGGTAAAACCCCTGGTGGTTTCCACCTGGGATTTTGGTATTCAGGCCAATGAAGCGGCTTGGGAAATTCTGAAAAACGGAGGAAGGGCTTTGGATGCCGTAGAGGCCGGCGTGCGTGTCCCCGAAGCTGATCCCAACATCCAGACGATTGGCCTGGGCGGACTTCCTGATCGCGACGGACACGTGACGCTCGATGCCTGCATCATGGACGAGCACGGTAATGCCGGTGCCGTAGCCTGCCTGGAACATATTGTGCATGCGATATCGGTAGCCCGAAAAGTAATGGAAAAAACACCCCACGTGATGCTGGTGGGCGAAGGTGCTCTGCAATTTGCTCTGTCCCAGGGATTTCAAAAGCAAAATCTGCTGACTCCGGCCTCCGAAAAAGCCTGGAAAGAATGGCTTAAAACCTCAGATTATCATCCCGTGATCAATATCGAGAATCAACTGGCACCCCATCCCGCATCCCGGCCAGGTGATCAGTTCAATCATGATACCATTGGCATGCTAGCCATTGACCAGCAGGGTAACCTCTCCGGTGCTTGCACCACCAGCGGACTGGCATTCAAAATGCACGGGCGGGTAGGCGATTCACCCATCATCGGAGCCGGATTATTTGTAGATAATGAAATCGGTGCCGCCACGGCTACCGGTGTGGGTGAGGCCAACATGCGCATCTGCGGCACCCATACGGTGGTGGAACTCATGCGCCAGGGCCATGAGCCCGAGGAAGCCTGTTATCTCGCTCTGGAACGCCTGGTGAAAAAACAACCCGACTATGCCCGCAGTATCCAACTGGCTTTTCTGGCTGTCAACAAAGACGGCGTTGTCGGTGCATTTGCGCTCCAGAAAGGCTTCCGCTACGCGGTACATACACCCGATACACCTAATAAACTTCTGGAAAGCAAAAGTTTTTACTGA
- a CDS encoding AtpZ/AtpI family protein — MPKEPRRNDPSWLRYAGLTTELLVTIGLGVGVGLWIDRKARLSVPVFTIVLSLGALIVALWRVIKSTRDG; from the coding sequence ATGCCGAAAGAGCCACGGCGTAATGACCCTTCCTGGCTGCGTTATGCAGGACTAACCACGGAATTGCTGGTAACCATTGGTTTAGGAGTTGGAGTAGGGTTGTGGATCGATCGCAAAGCTCGTCTTTCCGTTCCGGTGTTTACCATTGTTTTGTCTTTGGGCGCATTGATTGTAGCTTTGTGGCGAGTGATCAAATCAACGCGTGATGGATAA
- a CDS encoding bactofilin family protein: protein MFAKSHSSTHRNAPCSEVNLIASGTLIRGHITSAGDIRIDGKLDGTLSTDARVVVGKEGEIHGDIVCKSADIMGKVKGTIRVEDLLSLKETAVVEGDIYTHRLEMAPSAVFNGQCKMEASTARTQVSDLTDEEPEITVAHAERATA from the coding sequence ATGTTTGCAAAATCACATTCATCTACTCATCGAAATGCTCCTTGTAGCGAGGTGAATCTCATCGCTTCCGGCACGCTGATTCGTGGACATATTACTTCGGCCGGTGATATTCGCATTGATGGCAAACTGGATGGTACCCTCAGCACGGATGCCCGGGTTGTGGTCGGCAAGGAGGGTGAGATTCATGGAGATATTGTTTGTAAGTCGGCCGACATTATGGGCAAGGTCAAGGGAACTATCCGGGTGGAAGATTTGCTCAGCCTGAAAGAGACAGCTGTTGTGGAGGGCGATATTTACACCCATCGCCTTGAAATGGCTCCGTCTGCCGTTTTTAACGGTCAGTGCAAGATGGAAGCTTCAACGGCCCGGACGCAGGTTTCAGACCTGACGGATGAAGAGCCAGAAATTACTGTTGCCCATGCCGAAAGAGCCACGGCGTAA
- the porW gene encoding type IX secretion system periplasmic lipoprotein PorW/SprE — MPRMVMVKWRFFRLSSLWIYLFLIPLGSAAQLNLNQVLGGEQNNAAQQDSIYATMEVPASKLATKKFTLTRRWYQNLVTHFNFVYNARQNLQKALQMATGLHQDDYTRLLDFYPYSFAELAQASSLLDSVIFRASVGIQVHDPRGKWIDDLYLLFGKACYYEQKFTEAERAFQFINLRDAPAVKGEYTPVIGSLAEGSTQISIASPEKKGFFYHHPSRNEALLWLVKTYLAEQQTAKARALLNQLLDDPRFPSRLQGSLYETAAFFYYQLQQYDETIPYLRKAIALQTDKRLQSRWAYLLGQIGLQQKDTNLAIAAFRQATRLSHEPLLEFYAAYQMALLQQTPSGNGMQPYEQLAEMARKNKYERYRDIIYHGLAQIALSHSDTAKGIGYLLSSLHAQTSPSQARGNSAIMLASLMMEKKQFLLAANYLDTALQVLPGNDPRRDSLQEQLTAMKALATQMDVVYRQDSLQRLAALPPDVRMQKVHAIWEDILAQQRRAQRAAQREAQQNAGQPAMPAVLTMNPASAPGNQPAASGNWYFNNPDLKASGYVAFKQLWGNRPLVDNWRRAAAIRGFEPPSTANPTTTVSATPSSVRTDSALSMGERTLLANIPLTPEQLKASDDSISQALLQAARILDFQLHRPDLAKDALNTLLQRTPQPANYPEIAYLLFLTYSQLHDTGQAAYYREVLLKNYAQTEYARALTPVTPTHTFRLSTLYDSAYTCYEQQRYSETLQWIQQGLNHHPADSLQTQFSLLQAMALLKLDREDSARHILQTLALQYPQLPAGDEASRILNVLQHKQELIARLESSSPGAAGKDSIAREVTSQPASHINGPPVQPQIADTAARPAAQPPRPPQPVVATPYALNEKDPHFVIMLIQPSDADLLEAATQRFSTYLHAHAADSSIQVGPYALTPTQTMVVFRIFPDENHALEFLDRIRATAPALLKGLATRDYAFYIISRSNFILLNQTKDLNGYVNFFNDNYITQ; from the coding sequence ATGCCCCGGATGGTTATGGTGAAATGGAGATTTTTCAGGCTTTCCAGCCTGTGGATATACTTGTTTCTGATCCCCCTTGGTAGTGCTGCTCAGCTTAATTTAAACCAGGTTCTTGGCGGGGAACAGAACAACGCTGCACAGCAAGATTCGATATATGCCACGATGGAAGTTCCTGCCAGTAAACTGGCAACAAAAAAGTTTACCCTTACCCGACGCTGGTATCAAAACCTGGTTACGCATTTCAATTTCGTTTACAACGCCCGCCAAAACCTGCAGAAAGCCCTCCAGATGGCTACAGGTTTGCATCAGGACGATTATACCCGTTTACTGGATTTCTATCCGTATTCCTTTGCTGAACTTGCACAGGCCTCCAGCCTGCTGGATTCAGTCATTTTTAGGGCTTCCGTGGGTATCCAGGTGCATGATCCGCGAGGAAAATGGATTGATGACCTGTATTTGCTGTTTGGCAAAGCTTGTTATTACGAACAAAAATTCACCGAGGCAGAAAGAGCTTTTCAGTTCATCAATCTGCGCGATGCACCCGCAGTAAAAGGGGAATACACGCCGGTGATAGGCTCCCTGGCTGAGGGAAGCACACAAATTAGCATTGCCAGCCCAGAAAAAAAGGGATTCTTTTATCACCATCCCAGCCGCAACGAAGCATTGCTATGGTTGGTTAAAACTTATCTGGCTGAGCAGCAAACAGCCAAAGCCCGTGCGTTGCTCAATCAGTTGCTGGATGATCCCCGATTCCCGTCCAGGCTTCAGGGTTCATTGTATGAAACAGCTGCTTTCTTTTACTACCAGCTACAACAATATGATGAAACCATTCCCTACTTGCGCAAAGCCATTGCCCTGCAAACAGACAAACGCCTGCAATCACGCTGGGCTTATCTGCTTGGGCAGATCGGGCTGCAGCAAAAAGATACCAATCTGGCCATTGCAGCTTTTCGTCAGGCCACACGGCTGAGCCATGAGCCTTTGCTGGAATTTTATGCAGCCTACCAAATGGCTCTGCTGCAGCAAACCCCCAGCGGTAATGGCATGCAACCCTATGAGCAACTGGCTGAAATGGCCCGCAAAAATAAATATGAACGATACCGGGACATCATTTATCATGGCCTGGCACAAATAGCGCTCTCCCATTCCGACACGGCAAAAGGCATCGGTTATCTGCTCTCCAGCCTTCATGCCCAGACATCTCCCTCCCAGGCAAGAGGCAACAGCGCCATTATGCTGGCTTCACTGATGATGGAGAAAAAACAATTTCTCCTCGCTGCAAATTATCTGGATACGGCATTACAGGTGCTACCCGGTAATGATCCGCGACGAGATTCTCTGCAGGAACAACTCACTGCCATGAAAGCGCTTGCTACTCAGATGGATGTTGTGTACCGGCAGGATAGCCTGCAACGGCTGGCAGCTCTTCCGCCTGATGTCAGGATGCAAAAGGTACATGCAATATGGGAAGATATACTTGCGCAGCAACGACGTGCACAAAGGGCAGCCCAAAGGGAAGCACAACAAAATGCCGGACAACCGGCTATGCCCGCTGTTTTAACCATGAATCCCGCATCTGCCCCGGGCAACCAACCCGCTGCTTCGGGTAACTGGTATTTTAACAATCCAGACCTCAAGGCCTCCGGCTATGTGGCTTTTAAACAGCTCTGGGGAAACCGGCCACTGGTTGACAACTGGCGACGGGCAGCTGCTATCCGGGGATTCGAACCTCCATCCACAGCAAATCCCACAACAACCGTTTCGGCAACTCCTTCCTCTGTCCGTACCGACAGCGCTCTTTCCATGGGTGAAAGAACCTTGCTGGCAAATATACCCCTCACACCAGAGCAGCTGAAAGCATCGGATGACTCTATCAGCCAGGCTTTGCTGCAGGCAGCGCGGATTCTTGATTTTCAGCTGCATCGTCCTGATTTAGCAAAAGATGCGCTGAATACATTATTGCAACGCACCCCCCAACCCGCCAATTATCCTGAAATCGCTTATCTGCTCTTCCTCACTTACAGCCAGTTGCACGACACCGGCCAGGCAGCCTACTATCGAGAGGTGCTATTGAAAAATTATGCCCAAACCGAATATGCCCGTGCGCTGACACCGGTTACACCCACGCATACTTTTCGTCTATCAACCCTGTACGATAGTGCCTATACGTGCTATGAACAACAACGCTATTCCGAAACACTTCAATGGATTCAGCAGGGATTGAATCATCATCCTGCAGACTCTCTGCAAACGCAGTTCTCCCTCCTGCAGGCGATGGCACTTCTGAAGCTGGACAGGGAAGATTCAGCCCGGCACATCCTGCAAACATTGGCCCTGCAATATCCACAACTGCCGGCAGGGGATGAAGCGAGCCGCATCTTAAATGTACTGCAACACAAACAGGAATTGATTGCCCGTCTGGAAAGTTCTTCCCCGGGAGCAGCAGGTAAGGATAGTATTGCCCGGGAGGTGACTTCCCAGCCTGCATCGCATATAAATGGGCCCCCGGTGCAACCCCAAATAGCTGATACTGCTGCCAGGCCAGCTGCCCAGCCTCCGCGGCCTCCTCAGCCTGTAGTAGCTACTCCGTATGCCCTGAATGAAAAAGATCCCCATTTCGTGATCATGCTCATCCAGCCATCCGATGCAGATCTGCTTGAAGCGGCCACACAGCGGTTTAGCACATACCTTCATGCCCATGCAGCGGACAGCAGCATACAGGTGGGGCCCTATGCACTGACTCCCACGCAAACCATGGTGGTATTTCGCATTTTTCCGGATGAAAATCATGCCCTGGAATTCCTGGATCGGATCCGGGCAACAGCCCCTGCTCTGCTGAAAGGCCTGGCTACCAGAGACTATGCATTTTATATCATCTCCCGCAGCAATTTCATTCTGCTCAATCAGACCAAAGATTTAAACGGATATGTGAACTTCTTTAACGATAACTACATCACGCAATAA
- a CDS encoding YajQ family cyclic di-GMP-binding protein, giving the protein MPSFDIVSRADMQLVDNAVNITRKEIANRFDFKDVPVEFDLRKKDYMLVIATESEMKLNQIVDVLLSRSMRQGLDIKIYDLSKPPEPSGKLVRKEIPIRNGLSQEEAKKLVKYIKELGLKVQASIMDDMVRVSGKKIDDLQTVIQHCKKAPFDFALQFVNMKS; this is encoded by the coding sequence ATGCCTTCATTTGATATTGTCAGCAGGGCGGATATGCAGCTGGTGGATAATGCGGTGAATATTACCCGCAAGGAAATAGCCAATCGGTTTGATTTCAAGGATGTGCCGGTGGAATTTGACTTGCGGAAAAAAGATTACATGCTGGTAATCGCTACGGAATCGGAAATGAAGCTCAATCAGATCGTGGATGTATTGCTGAGCCGTAGCATGCGGCAGGGGTTGGATATCAAAATTTATGACCTGAGCAAACCTCCTGAGCCTTCGGGCAAACTTGTCAGGAAGGAAATCCCCATCCGCAACGGATTATCGCAGGAAGAGGCCAAGAAGCTGGTGAAATATATCAAAGAACTGGGATTAAAGGTACAGGCTTCGATTATGGATGATATGGTTCGGGTAAGCGGTAAAAAGATTGATGACCTGCAAACCGTTATTCAGCATTGTAAAAAAGCGCCCTTTGATTTTGCCCTGCAGTTTGTGAATATGAAATCTTGA